The Microvirga thermotolerans sequence AGCCGATTGAGCACCGGGGACCGCGACAGGAGAAGCTGCATCGGCGTCTGCGCCGTCAGACCCCGTAGAGCGCCGGTGCGCCAAGCCGCAAAGGCAAGAGCCCCCGCTGCCGCGCCGACCAAAGCTCCCAGCAGCAGGCCGGACGAGGGCAGGTCCCAGCCGCGATGCCGCGCCCGCAGCGCCTCGATGTTCTCCTCCACATACTCATGGCGGAGTTCGCGAACCTCCTCCTCGTCCAGGATCTCGCGCGCCAGCGGCAGGAGCTCGTGCTCCTCGCGATGGAAATGCTCCTCAATCAGGGCGGCCAGATCACGGAACCTTTGGGTCCAGTCCTGGCTCCCCTTGTCCCGCACGCGGGCAAGCTCGGCGAGCCGGCGCTTGATCTCCTCATGCTCGTGTTCCAGTTCGGCGGCGAGGTGTTCGGCGCGATCGTGGTCCTCAAGCGCGTCGTAGAGGCTTTCCTCCTCCGCCTCCAGATGCCGACGAA is a genomic window containing:
- a CDS encoding hemerythrin domain-containing protein gives rise to the protein MDLWQLIANDHANIADLCGEIPRAFPDGGVRSRERLFSELETELRRHLEAEEESLYDALEDHDRAEHLAAELEHEHEEIKRRLAELARVRDKGSQDWTQRFRDLAALIEEHFHREEHELLPLAREILDEEEVRELRHEYVEENIEALRARHRGWDLPSSGLLLGALVGAAAGALAFAAWRTGALRGLTAQTPMQLLLSRSPVLNRLTGRGVRAMRHYGAEVLKDVAQRTRTSVQDVSARLRLPLGTTYSIVADLERQGLVRSARRQGPVRERVVAITTRGREEARR